In the Hordeum vulgare subsp. vulgare chromosome 7H, MorexV3_pseudomolecules_assembly, whole genome shotgun sequence genome, one interval contains:
- the LOC123412167 gene encoding uncharacterized protein LOC123412167, translated as MALAPVEFVGARDGGEAIYCAIILWLCVMSWVIFTCGGERRRKGRRGSRNTKVFVGAERLCDGTGPDCSGGYGLCGSCID; from the coding sequence ATGGCTTTGGCGCCGGTGGAGTTCGTGGGCGCGAGGGACGGCGGGGAGGCGATCTACTGCGCCATCATACTGTGGCTGTGTGTCATGTCGTGGGTCATCTTCACCTGCGGCGGCGAAAGGAGGAGGAAAGGTCGTCGGGGCAGCCGGAACACCAAGGTCTTCGTCGGCGCCGAGCGCCTGTGCGACGGCACCGGGCCCGACTGCAGCGGCGGCTACGGCCTCTGCGGCTCCTGCATCGACTAA